One segment of Babesia bigemina genome assembly Bbig001, chromosome : II DNA contains the following:
- a CDS encoding Plasmodium falciparum CPW-WPC domain containing protein, putative: MLKYTSAIHKQRDESTRLADDSNLEVGDSMGGMASTATMNLDPDDPNILPDAHNIGHNLVNKLEERAVEIADKIAKHRHTESDKEKKEADAKHDQTLFLCQRDYSQPCPLGFKHVATEDGKHKCIFPASYTGPCLGQELVYRLMPEEEKLSWALDCLANWPCVQCTRRYSDLCPEKWELDTQEIATKGLCKAKDEYQGPCKDEKHAFINYNIGMQKQWSHRCQAWWPCDNSSRPGQTPDADMPITMAATAYRMGL; encoded by the exons ATGCTGAAATACACATCGGCTATACACAAGCAG CGAGATGAGTCCACGCGCCTTGCCGATgactccaacttggaggtGGGAGATTCGATGGGTGGCATGGCCTCCACAGCCACAATGAACCTGGATCCCGATGACCCAAACATTCTCCCTGACGCCCATAATATAGGGCACAACCTGGTGAATAAGCTTGAAGAACGCGCTGTTGAAATCGCAGACAAGATTGCGAAGC ATAGACATACGGAGAGTGACAAGGAGAAAAAGGAGGCTGATGCCAAGCACGACCAAACACTATTCCTCTGCCAACGCGATTACAGCCAGCCATGCCCACTG GGTTTCAAGCACGTCGCAACTGAGGACGGAAAGCATAAGTGCATATTCCCCGCATCCTATACAG GACCTTGCCTGGGGCAAGAGCTTGTATATCGCCTGATGCCCGAAGAAGAGAAACTCAGCTGGGCGCTGGACTGCCTGGCAAACTGGCCCTGCGTGCAGTGCACCAGGCGCTACTCCGACCTGTGCCCGGAAAAGTGGGAGCTTGACACGCAGGAAATCGCGACCAAGGGATTGTGCAAAGCAAAAGATGAGTATCAGGGTCCTTGCAAGGACGAGAAGCACGCATTCATCAATTACAACATCGGCATGCAGAAGCAGTGGTCGCACCGGTGCCAGGCATGGTGGCCGTGCGACAACAGCTCGAGACCTGGGCAAACCCCCGACGCCGACATGCCCATCACAATGGCAGCTACTGCGTATCGCATGGGTCTGTAG
- a CDS encoding leucine aminopeptidase, putative: MSTVDVINKFPSTESPAAGATVGIFHTDGVPSAAAIDGLAGPVEVFHLVFASGSPPGDRSAGFSIHKYDRFPNAFVTSEAGIRGVAGAAFSAKMGEVVEFFTTRENGSLLAEALVGCGKFADFKVSDAYNVARAVAQTSAHRKCKNVILVLGSLDIGFVEALVTGFLNHISVDRRFRKDTTTEYHLNGVYIATLAIEDVESLALRCKVLAKAMHMSRELVTAPANYANTLSVSSFLKDKLTALGLEVKLLYEEDCRALGMGAYCAVAQGSRYPPVFVHATYRGEGPTKATIALVGKGIMFDSGGLNIKSASSEIELMKFDMGGMSAVFAAAEAIGTLKPSGVVVHFISATCENMAGSKAYRPGDIITASNGKTIEVINTDAEGRLTLADALVYAEKLGVDYIIDLATLTGGCIVALGFKYGGYFANNEELNSSFVKALEKSGELAWRMPLAKEYADCLESKVADLNNCSYKVKASTISAALFLKEFVERTKWIHWDIAGTAFDRNTGRGTGYGVRTLVNLVLDLAEH; the protein is encoded by the exons ATGAGTACTGTCGACGTTATTAATAAGTTCCCGAGCACCGAGTCGCCGGCGGCCGGCGCCACCGTCGGAATCTTCCACACCGACGGTGTGCCATCGGCGGCTGCCATCGATGGCCTTGCCGGCCCCGTTGAGGTTTTCCACCTGGTGTTTGCGTCTGGAAGTCCACCCGGCGATAGATCTGCGGGGTTCTCGATACACAAATACGACCGGTTCCCGAATGCCTTCGTCACCAGCGAGGCTGGCATTCGCGGCGTTGCCGGTGCTGCGTTCTCGGCGAAAATGGG TGAGGTGGTTGAGTTCTTCACGACGCGGGAGAACGGCTCTCTTTTGGCCGAAGCCCTGGTGGGCTGCGGAAAGTTTGCCGACTTCAAGGTGTCCGACGCGTACAATGTGGCGAGGGCGGTTGCCCAAACATCCGCACATCGCAAGTGCAAGAATGTCATTTTAGTGCTCGGATCGCTTGACATTGGTTTCGTCGAGGCCCTGGTCACAGGTTTCCTGAACCACATCAGCGTGGATCGCCGTTTCCGTAAGGACACGACCACGGAGTACCACCTCAACGGCgtctacatcgctacctTGGCCATAGAAGATGTGGAGTCGCTTGCGCTTCGCTGCAAGGTGCTTGCGAAGGCCATGCATATGAGCCGTGAGCTCGTCACCGCGCCCGCGAACTACGCGAACACGTTGTCAGTCTCAAGTTTCCTCAAGGACAAGCTCACGGCACTCGGTTTGGAGGTCAAGTTGCTGTACGAGGAGGACTGCCGCGCCTTGGGCATGGGAGCGTATTGTGCCGTCGCCCAGGGTAGCCGCTACCCTCCCGTCTTCGTGCACGCTACGTACCGAGGCGAAGGTCCCACCAAAGCCACTATCGCTCTTGTCGGCAAGGGGATCATGTTCGACTCGGGTGGCCTTAACATTAAGAGCGCCTCGAGCGAAATTGAGCTGATGAAGTTCGACATGGGCGGTATGTCCGCCGTCTTCGCAGCTGCTGAGGCCATTGGCACGTTGAAGCCCAGCGGAGTGGTGGTCCACTTCATCAGCGCCACCTGTGAGAACATGGCCGGATCCAAGGCCTACCGCCCCGGCGACATAATCACAGCTTCCAACGGCAAGACCATCGAG GTGATAAACACGGATGCCGAAGGACGTCTTACCCTGGCCGACGCTTTGGTCTACGCGGAGAAGTTGGGAGTCGACTACATTATCGACTTGGCAACGTTAACTGGCGGCTGCATCGTCGCGCTAG gatTCAAATACGGCGGTTACTTCGCAAACAACGAGGAGCTCAACAGCAGCTTCGTAAAAGC GCTTGAGAAGTCGGGAGAATTAGCGTGGAGGATGCCGCTCGCGAAGGAGTACGCCGACTGCCTTGAGTCCAAGGTGGCGGATCTTAACAACTGCAGCTACAAAGTGAAGGCGTCCACCATCTCGGCCGCGCTATTCCTCAAGGAGTTTGTGGAACGGACCAAGTGGATCCACTGGGACATAGCCGGAACGGCGTTCGACAGGAACACTGGTCGCGGCACCGGATACGGCGTCCGTACACTGGTCAACCTGGTCCTGGACCTGGCCGAGCATTAA